From one Sphingomonas sp. BT-65 genomic stretch:
- the rpsK gene encoding 30S ribosomal protein S11 — protein MAQAPQRLRRRERKNITAGVAHVNASFNNTMITITDAQGNAISWSSAGMMGFKGSRKSTPYAAQVAAEDAGRKAAEHGVRTLEVEVKGPGSGRESALRALQAVGFQITSIRDVTSIPHNGVRPSKRRRV, from the coding sequence ATGGCACAAGCACCGCAGCGTCTTCGCCGTCGCGAACGCAAGAACATCACCGCCGGCGTCGCCCATGTGAACGCCAGCTTCAACAACACCATGATCACGATCACGGACGCGCAGGGCAATGCGATCAGCTGGTCGTCGGCCGGCATGATGGGCTTCAAGGGCTCGCGCAAGTCGACCCCGTATGCCGCGCAGGTCGCCGCCGAGGATGCGGGCCGCAAGGCTGCCGAGCACGGCGTGCGCACGCTCGAGGTCGAGGTCAAGGGTCCCGGTTCGGGCCGCGAGAGCGCTCTTCGTGCGCTTCAGGCGGTCGGTTTCCAGATCACCTCGATCCGCGACGTGACCTCGATCCCGCACAACGGCGTGCGTCCGTCAAAGCGTCGCCGCGTCTGA
- a CDS encoding peptidylprolyl isomerase, which translates to MMIRRTLLAPLLFGALLAPVAALAQTTSTPAPTTAPAPAVAPKPATQKVAIETNMGRFVLELETERAPITARNFLRYADQKRLDGIAFYRSVKVADKFGFVQFGIEGNPKRALPPIAHEPTTKTGVKHVNGAISTARLAPGTARGEFTISVGDQTSLDANPSAPGDNLGYAAFGKVVEGMDVIWKILDAPTSPTKGEGVMKGQMLEPKVKILSVRRVP; encoded by the coding sequence ATGATGATCCGCCGCACCCTGCTCGCCCCCTTGCTCTTTGGCGCCCTCCTCGCCCCCGTCGCCGCGCTCGCCCAGACGACATCGACACCAGCGCCTACCACTGCACCCGCTCCAGCGGTTGCGCCCAAGCCGGCGACGCAGAAGGTGGCGATCGAGACCAACATGGGCCGCTTCGTGCTCGAGCTCGAGACCGAGCGCGCGCCGATCACCGCGCGCAACTTCCTGCGCTATGCCGACCAGAAACGGCTCGACGGCATCGCCTTCTACCGCTCGGTCAAGGTCGCGGACAAATTCGGCTTCGTCCAGTTCGGGATCGAGGGCAATCCCAAGCGCGCCTTGCCCCCGATCGCACATGAGCCGACCACCAAGACCGGCGTCAAGCACGTCAACGGCGCGATCTCGACCGCACGGCTCGCGCCCGGCACGGCGCGCGGCGAGTTCACGATCAGCGTCGGCGACCAGACCTCGCTCGACGCCAATCCGTCGGCGCCGGGCGACAATCTCGGCTATGCCGCGTTCGGCAAGGTGGTCGAGGGGATGGACGTGATCTGGAAGATCCTCGACGCCCCCACCTCGCCCACCAAGGGCGAGGGCGTGATGAAGGGCCAGATGCTCGAGCCCAAGGTGAAGATCCTCAGCGTACGCCGCGTGCCCTGA
- a CDS encoding dipeptidase: protein MRLIGLPFLALALASCAPTVAQETAPAPSLHQRLMTLDTHLDTPVWFSNPHWKFGDRHDWRTDLAQVDLGRMETGALDGGMFVIYTRQGPLTPQGFADAKAFALKRLDEIHQTIAAYPSRIEPVTTADQAVRANKAGLRFAFISIENSYPLGEDLSLLQKFYDGGVRMAGPVHSKDNQFADSATGTATWKGLSPLGRKWVAEMNRLGMVIDGSHSSDATFDQMLDLSKVPIILSHSGPKAMWDHNRNIDDDRIRKLAAKGGAVCMNSVFLTKMTYTAERNRLSDLADNIATLSAAEQAKLTADIRKLDETAPVQDTDFETFMRNLLHLLKVAGPDHVCIGADWDGGGGVRGFEDITALPKVTERLVAAGYSEADIAKIWSGNVLRILRAADAAKGG, encoded by the coding sequence ATGCGTTTGATCGGCCTGCCTTTTCTCGCCCTCGCCCTGGCGAGCTGCGCACCCACCGTCGCGCAGGAGACCGCTCCGGCGCCCTCGCTGCACCAGCGGCTGATGACGCTCGACACGCATCTCGACACGCCGGTGTGGTTCTCCAACCCGCACTGGAAGTTCGGCGACCGGCACGACTGGCGCACCGACCTGGCGCAGGTCGATCTCGGGCGGATGGAGACGGGCGCGCTCGATGGCGGGATGTTCGTCATCTACACCCGTCAAGGTCCGCTGACGCCGCAGGGCTTTGCCGACGCCAAGGCATTCGCGCTCAAGCGGCTCGATGAGATCCACCAGACGATCGCCGCCTATCCCAGCCGGATCGAACCGGTCACCACCGCCGACCAGGCGGTGCGCGCCAACAAGGCGGGGCTGCGCTTCGCCTTCATCAGCATCGAGAACAGCTATCCGCTGGGCGAGGACCTCTCGCTGCTGCAGAAATTCTACGATGGCGGCGTGCGCATGGCCGGGCCGGTGCATTCCAAGGACAACCAGTTCGCCGACAGCGCGACCGGGACGGCGACCTGGAAGGGCCTGTCGCCGCTCGGCCGGAAGTGGGTCGCCGAGATGAACCGGCTCGGCATGGTGATCGACGGCAGCCATTCCTCCGACGCGACGTTCGACCAGATGCTCGATCTCAGCAAGGTGCCGATCATCCTGTCGCATTCCGGGCCGAAGGCGATGTGGGATCACAACCGCAACATCGACGACGACCGCATCCGCAAGCTCGCGGCGAAGGGCGGGGCGGTGTGCATGAACAGCGTGTTCCTGACCAAGATGACTTATACCGCCGAGCGCAACCGCCTCTCCGATCTTGCCGACAACATCGCCACGCTCTCGGCGGCGGAGCAGGCCAAGCTCACCGCCGACATCCGCAAGCTCGACGAGACCGCGCCGGTGCAGGACACCGATTTCGAGACGTTCATGCGCAACCTGCTCCACCTGCTCAAGGTCGCGGGCCCCGACCATGTATGCATCGGCGCCGATTGGGACGGCGGCGGCGGTGTGCGCGGGTTCGAGGACATCACCGCATTGCCCAAGGTGACCGAGCGGCTGGTCGCCGCGGGCTATTCGGAGGCGGACATCGCCAAGATCTGGTCGGGCAATGTGCTGCGCATCCTGCGCGCCGCGGACGCGGCCAAGGGCGGGTGA
- the rpsM gene encoding 30S ribosomal protein S13 produces the protein MARIAGVNLPTNKRVLIALQYIHGIGPAKAKEITTKLGIAAERRVQDLTDQEVLQIRETIDGAYTVEGDLRRETAMNIKRLMDLACYRGLRHRKGLPVRGQRTHTNARTRKGKAKPIAGKKK, from the coding sequence ATGGCACGTATTGCGGGCGTTAACCTGCCCACCAACAAGCGCGTTCTGATCGCGCTTCAGTATATCCACGGCATCGGCCCTGCGAAGGCCAAGGAAATCACGACCAAGCTGGGCATCGCCGCCGAGCGCCGCGTGCAGGACCTGACCGACCAGGAAGTGCTTCAGATCCGCGAGACCATCGACGGCGCCTACACCGTCGAGGGCGATCTTCGTCGCGAAACCGCGATGAACATCAAACGCCTGATGGACCTGGCCTGCTATCGCGGCCTGCGCCATCGCAAGGGGCTCCCCGTCCGCGGTCAGCGCACGCACACCAATGCGCGCACCCGCAAGGGCAAGGCAAAGCCGATCGCCGGCAAGAAGAAGTAA
- a CDS encoding prolyl oligopeptidase family protein, producing MRRAPLLALPLLFAAPVVHASPESPTTMPAPIAYPETKRDAVTEEVFGQKVADPFRWLENDVRNDKEVAAWVEAQNKVTDAYLATLPGRDIFKNRIKQLFDYERFGVPTRKGGRYFYSHNTGLQNQAVLWVRDSLDGAGRVLIDPNTWAKDGATALSEWVPSEDGKLLVYGIQDGGTDWRTVKVLDVATGKTLDDEVKWIKFSNLAWAKDGSGFYYSRFPAPAEGQAFQQLNENQSVYFHKIGTPQSADTLIYATPETPKRGHFAQVTEDGNWLVITTTEGTDDRYEITLLDLRTAGAKPRKLIAGLENNWTLAGNVGTRFYWTTNKGAPKIKLVTMDVAQANPVATDLIPEDAATLEGAGIVGGQLFVSYMVDAKDEMRRYSIDGKLLGKVATPGIGSVAGFSGDPDESEAFYAFTSFNMPTTVYRYDVKTGEAKAWAQPKVAFDPAKYSVEQRFFASKDGTRVPMFIVKRKDVTGPAPTLLWGYGGFNVSYGPAFSSSRLAWMEQGGVFVLANIRGGGEYGKAWHDGGRLANKQNTFDDFIGAGEYLIAQGITKKDGLAIQGGSNGGLLVGAVVNQRPDLFAAALPAVGVMDMLRFDRWTAGRYWVDDYGHPSKEADWKILRAYSPYHNIVAGKAYPAILATTADTDDRVVPGHTFKYTAALQAADIGPKPHLVRIETRAGHGTGKPTDKVIEETSDLWAFAAKWTGLDVKPVN from the coding sequence ATGCGCCGCGCGCCGCTTCTCGCTCTCCCGCTGCTCTTCGCCGCCCCTGTTGTTCACGCCAGTCCGGAGTCGCCGACGACGATGCCTGCCCCGATCGCCTATCCCGAGACCAAGCGCGACGCCGTGACCGAGGAGGTGTTCGGACAGAAGGTCGCCGATCCGTTCCGCTGGCTCGAGAACGACGTGCGCAACGACAAGGAGGTCGCGGCCTGGGTCGAGGCGCAGAACAAGGTCACCGACGCCTATCTCGCGACGCTGCCCGGCCGCGATATCTTCAAGAACCGCATCAAGCAGCTGTTCGACTATGAGCGGTTCGGCGTGCCGACACGCAAGGGCGGCCGCTATTTCTACAGCCACAATACGGGCCTGCAGAACCAGGCGGTGCTGTGGGTGCGCGACAGCCTCGACGGCGCCGGCCGCGTGCTGATCGACCCGAACACATGGGCCAAGGACGGCGCCACCGCATTGTCTGAGTGGGTCCCGTCGGAGGACGGTAAGCTGCTCGTCTACGGCATCCAGGACGGCGGCACCGACTGGCGCACGGTCAAGGTGCTCGACGTCGCCACCGGCAAGACGCTGGACGACGAGGTCAAGTGGATCAAGTTCAGCAACCTCGCCTGGGCGAAGGACGGATCGGGCTTCTATTATTCGCGCTTCCCTGCGCCTGCCGAAGGCCAGGCGTTCCAGCAGCTTAACGAGAACCAGTCGGTCTATTTCCACAAGATCGGCACGCCGCAGAGCGCCGACACGCTGATCTACGCGACGCCCGAGACCCCCAAGCGCGGCCATTTCGCGCAGGTGACCGAGGACGGCAACTGGCTGGTCATCACCACGACCGAGGGCACCGACGACCGCTATGAGATCACTTTGCTCGACCTCAGGACCGCCGGCGCCAAGCCGCGCAAGCTGATCGCGGGACTCGAGAACAACTGGACCCTCGCCGGCAATGTCGGCACGCGCTTCTACTGGACGACCAACAAGGGCGCGCCGAAGATCAAATTGGTGACGATGGACGTCGCGCAAGCGAACCCGGTCGCGACCGACCTGATCCCCGAGGACGCCGCAACGCTCGAAGGCGCGGGCATCGTCGGCGGCCAGCTGTTCGTCAGCTATATGGTCGACGCCAAGGACGAGATGCGGCGCTACTCGATCGACGGCAAGCTGCTCGGCAAGGTTGCCACGCCGGGCATCGGCAGCGTCGCGGGCTTCAGCGGCGATCCGGACGAGAGCGAGGCGTTCTACGCCTTCACCAGCTTCAACATGCCCACCACCGTCTATCGCTATGACGTGAAGACCGGCGAGGCGAAGGCATGGGCGCAGCCCAAGGTGGCGTTCGATCCGGCGAAGTACAGCGTCGAGCAGCGCTTCTTCGCGTCGAAGGACGGCACCAGGGTGCCGATGTTCATCGTCAAGCGGAAGGACGTGACCGGCCCTGCGCCAACCCTGCTGTGGGGCTATGGCGGGTTCAACGTCAGCTACGGCCCGGCCTTCTCCTCGTCGCGGCTGGCGTGGATGGAGCAGGGCGGTGTGTTCGTGCTCGCCAACATCCGTGGCGGCGGTGAGTATGGCAAGGCGTGGCACGATGGCGGCCGCCTCGCCAACAAGCAGAACACGTTCGACGACTTCATCGGCGCGGGCGAGTATCTGATCGCGCAGGGCATCACGAAGAAGGACGGCCTTGCCATCCAGGGCGGATCGAACGGCGGCTTGCTCGTCGGCGCGGTGGTCAACCAGCGGCCCGACCTGTTCGCCGCGGCGTTGCCCGCGGTGGGCGTGATGGACATGCTGCGTTTCGACCGCTGGACCGCCGGCCGCTACTGGGTCGACGACTATGGCCACCCCTCCAAGGAAGCCGACTGGAAGATACTGCGCGCCTATTCGCCCTATCACAACATCGTGGCGGGCAAGGCCTATCCGGCGATCCTCGCCACCACCGCGGACACCGATGACCGCGTGGTGCCGGGTCACACCTTCAAATACACTGCGGCGCTGCAGGCGGCCGACATCGGGCCGAAGCCGCATCTGGTGCGGATCGAGACCCGCGCTGGTCACGGCACGGGCAAGCCGACCGACAAGGTGATCGAGGAAACCTCCGATCTCTGGGCGTTCGCCGCCAAGTGGACCGGGCTCGACGTCAAGCCGGTCAATTAA
- a CDS encoding DNA-directed RNA polymerase subunit alpha: MSVNAKNWQELKKPNGLEKKGGDGKRKATFVAEPLERGFGLTLGNALRRVLLSSLQGAAVTSIKIENVLHEFSSLAGVREDVTDLVLNVKQIALRMQGEGAKRLQLSATGPAEVKAGDIAVSGDIEVMNPELVLCHLDDGATLNMELTADTGKGYVPAAANRPADAPIGLIPVDALYSPVRQVSYKVENTRVGQELDYDKLSLSIETDGTVTPEDALAYAARILQDQLALFVHFDDSAITRSAPIGVAAPAAAEAGAGDTATINRYLLKKVDELELSVRSANCLKNDNIIYIGDLVQKTEAEMLRTPNFGRKSLNEIKEVLSSMGLRLGMEIPGWPPENIEEMAKKLEQEIMG, from the coding sequence GTGTCTGTCAATGCAAAGAACTGGCAGGAACTGAAGAAGCCGAACGGCCTTGAGAAAAAGGGCGGTGACGGCAAGCGCAAGGCGACCTTCGTCGCCGAACCGCTGGAGCGCGGCTTCGGCCTGACGCTCGGCAACGCGCTGCGCCGCGTGCTGCTCTCGTCGCTCCAGGGCGCGGCGGTGACTTCGATCAAGATCGAGAACGTCCTTCACGAGTTCTCGAGCCTCGCCGGCGTGCGCGAGGACGTGACCGATCTCGTGCTCAACGTGAAGCAGATCGCGCTCAGGATGCAGGGCGAGGGCGCCAAGCGCCTCCAGCTCAGCGCCACCGGCCCGGCCGAGGTCAAGGCCGGCGACATCGCCGTGTCGGGCGACATCGAGGTGATGAACCCCGAGCTCGTCTTGTGCCACCTCGACGACGGCGCGACGCTCAACATGGAGCTGACCGCGGACACCGGCAAGGGCTATGTCCCCGCCGCCGCCAACCGTCCGGCCGATGCGCCGATCGGCCTGATCCCGGTCGACGCGCTCTACTCGCCGGTGCGGCAGGTCTCGTACAAGGTCGAGAACACCCGCGTCGGGCAGGAGCTCGATTACGACAAGCTCAGCCTGTCGATCGAGACCGATGGCACCGTGACCCCCGAGGATGCGCTCGCCTATGCCGCGCGCATCCTGCAGGACCAGCTGGCGCTGTTCGTCCACTTCGACGATTCGGCGATCACGCGTTCGGCGCCGATCGGCGTCGCCGCTCCGGCCGCTGCTGAAGCGGGTGCGGGCGACACCGCGACGATCAACCGCTATCTGCTCAAGAAGGTGGACGAGCTCGAGCTGTCGGTCCGTTCGGCCAACTGCCTCAAGAACGACAACATCATCTATATCGGCGATCTGGTCCAGAAGACCGAGGCCGAGATGCTGCGCACCCCGAACTTCGGCCGCAAGTCCTTGAACGAGATCAAGGAAGTGCTGTCGAGCATGGGCCTGCGCCTCGGCATGGAAATCCCGGGCTGGCCGCCTGAGAACATCGAGGAGATGGCCAAGAAGCTCGAGCAGGAGATCATGGGCTGA
- the rplQ gene encoding 50S ribosomal protein L17 produces MRHKYGGRKLQRTSAHRAALFRNMSAALIKHEQITTTVAKAKELRPYVEKLVTLAKKGGLSNRRLAHARLLDDAQLVKLFDVLASRYADRNGGYTRIIKAGPRASDASPMAIIEFVDRDVSAKGQDSGPVMTDEDFDEAA; encoded by the coding sequence ATGCGCCATAAGTACGGCGGCCGTAAGCTTCAGCGTACCTCGGCCCATCGCGCCGCGCTGTTCCGCAACATGTCGGCCGCGCTGATCAAGCACGAGCAGATCACCACCACCGTCGCCAAGGCGAAGGAGCTTCGCCCCTATGTCGAGAAGCTGGTGACGCTGGCCAAGAAGGGCGGTCTCTCGAACCGCCGTCTCGCCCATGCCCGCTTACTCGACGACGCGCAGCTGGTGAAGCTGTTCGACGTGCTCGCGTCGCGCTATGCCGACCGCAACGGCGGCTATACCCGCATCATCAAGGCGGGCCCGCGCGCTTCGGACGCGTCGCCGATGGCGATCATCGAGTTCGTCGACCGCGACGTCTCGGCCAAGGGCCAGGATTCGGGTCCGGTGATGACCGACGAGGATTTCGACGAAGCCGCCTGA